The genomic window GTCGGGTTTCTGGCGGAGTGGGAGGTCGAGTCGCTCGACCTCGCGATCCAGCGGGTCATCGACAAGACGTACCGGGTGGAGGACCGCATGACCCTGGACGTCACCGTCTACGACTCCGACGATGAGGTCATCGGGCATAACTGGGCGCTCAACGAAGTCAGCATCGAAAACTTGAACCGCCGCGGCGTCCTGGATGCGATCCTCGAGGTCGATTTCCGCCCGGTGTCCTCCTTCGGTTGTGACGGGGTGCTGATCTCCACGCCGACGGGCTCCACCGCGTACGCGTTCTCCGCCGGCGGCCCGATCCTGTGGCCGGAGCTCGACGCGATGCTCGTGGTCCTCAATAACGCGCATGCTTTGTTCACCAAGCCGTTGGTCGTGTCCCCGCACTCCACGGTGGCGGTGGAGTCGCGGTCCACGACGTCGTCGGCGATGGTCGTCTTCGACGGTTTCCGCAACATTCCGATGCCTCCGGGATCCCGCGTCGAAGCGGTCACCGGGGACCGCCCGGTCCGGTGGGTGCGCCTCGATGACCAGCCCTTCACGGACCGGCTGGTGACAAAGCTGCGCCTGCCGGTGGCGGGGTGGCGCGGTCCGAAACCGACCGACAGGTAATCTGAGACGCATGCTCGCTGACATCACCATCGCCAATTTGGGCGTCATCGCGAGTGCCCAAGCGGAGTTCGCCGGTGGATTGACCGTGCTCACCGGTGAGACCGGCGCAGGCAAGACCATGATGGTCACGGGCCTACGACTGCTGACCGGCGGCCGCGCCGACGCCTCCCGCGTGCGCACCGGCTCTGACAAGGCACTGGTAGAGGGACGCTTCCACGTCGACGACATGGACGACGACTCCCGTTCGGCGCTCGCTTCCCTGGCCGACGACGCCGGAGCCGAGACCGACGAGAACGGGGAATACCTCGTCTGCCGTACCGTCAGCGCGAAGGGGCGCTCTCGGGCGCACCTCGGCGGCCGTAGCGTGCCGGCGGCGACGCTCGCCGATTTTTCCTCGCACCTGCTGACGATTCACGGCCAGAACGACCAGCTGCGGTTGCTCAGTCCGGATCAACAACTGTCCGCGCTCGACCGCTTTGACCCGAAGATCGCGCCGTTGGCTGAGGCGTACCGGGGGGAATACCGCACGTGGCGGGCGCTGGCGAAAGATTTGTCCGAACGCACCCGCTCGCGCCGCGAGTTGGCGCAGGAGGTCGACCGGTTGAATTTCGCCCTCGACGAGATCGACGCCATCGCCCCGGAGCCCGGCGAGGACGCCGACCTCGTCGATCAGATCCGACGGCTGCAGGACGTCGATGAGCTGCGGGAGGCCGCCACGACGGCGTTGAACGCCATTGACGGGCCCGAGGATTTAGGCGGCTATTCCGACGACGCGAATCCCGCCGCGACCCAGCTCGGCCACGCCGCCGGTTCCCTGCACGGCTCCGACGATCCTGTCCTCAAGGAGCTGGGGGAGACCCTCAACGACTTGACGAGTCGGTTGTCGGAGGTCTCGGGGGCGCTCGGCAGTTATCTGGCGGACCTGCCCGCCGATCCACAGGCGTTGGACGCCCTGCTGCAGCGACAGCAGGAGCTCAAGTCGTTGACCCGTAAGTACGCCCCCGACGTCGACGGGGTGATTGCGTGGCGCGACAAGGCCCGCCGTCGGCTGGCTAAAATCGACACCTCCTC from Corynebacterium maris DSM 45190 includes these protein-coding regions:
- the recN gene encoding DNA repair protein RecN, with product MLADITIANLGVIASAQAEFAGGLTVLTGETGAGKTMMVTGLRLLTGGRADASRVRTGSDKALVEGRFHVDDMDDDSRSALASLADDAGAETDENGEYLVCRTVSAKGRSRAHLGGRSVPAATLADFSSHLLTIHGQNDQLRLLSPDQQLSALDRFDPKIAPLAEAYRGEYRTWRALAKDLSERTRSRRELAQEVDRLNFALDEIDAIAPEPGEDADLVDQIRRLQDVDELREAATTALNAIDGPEDLGGYSDDANPAATQLGHAAGSLHGSDDPVLKELGETLNDLTSRLSEVSGALGSYLADLPADPQALDALLQRQQELKSLTRKYAPDVDGVIAWRDKARRRLAKIDTSSETLEQLTRQVAEAEQKMRAAAKKLSAARRKAAKKFAGLVTEELQGLAMPKARLEAHVETVEPTRHGIDAVELRLAANDAMEARPLASSASGGELSRVMLALEVILSAGTRGATLVFDEVDAGVGGHAAVEIGRRLARLAVGNQVIVVTHLPQVAAYADTHLHVAKTVGDVTVTSGVRVLSHGERVEELSRMLAGLEDTDTGRAHASELLERAQSEAADLRS
- a CDS encoding NAD kinase, which translates into the protein MGEEQTSKTSNAGEKPREILLVPHTGREENIAAAARTAEVLGGADIVVRVLAHHDTRALDKHPSLRNLPRVTHGPEAAAGCELVLVLGGDGTFLRAADLARAQDLPVLGINLGHVGFLAEWEVESLDLAIQRVIDKTYRVEDRMTLDVTVYDSDDEVIGHNWALNEVSIENLNRRGVLDAILEVDFRPVSSFGCDGVLISTPTGSTAYAFSAGGPILWPELDAMLVVLNNAHALFTKPLVVSPHSTVAVESRSTTSSAMVVFDGFRNIPMPPGSRVEAVTGDRPVRWVRLDDQPFTDRLVTKLRLPVAGWRGPKPTDR